TCACAGGTCGATATCTTCATTTAGGATGGGGAGGATGTTCTGACATAAATTTCTAGGGATCAGACTACACAGTTCAGAGAAAGAGGTGTGCGAAAATGATAAACTTGGGTCAAAGCTCATGAAGATGTTCTGCACTGTGCTCAGATGGAAAACCCTTTTCTTCACATTTTTTTATTGGTTATGATTTTTACTGATTGTTCCAGTCAAGATGGGTTTGGCCCATGGAAGCTCTTTAAAATTGCAAAATTTCTTGtctgttgtattttttttttggtcaaaggtcAATGTAGTATCATTAAACCATGAAGATGGAAACGGAGCTTTGTGGCTCTAGACTGTACAAGTCATAGCCCAAGGCTAAAATCAAACAAAGATCAACAAAAGCAAAGCCATAAAGATAAGGAATGAGTACAAGCTTGCTAGTTGAGAGATGTTAATGCTCTAAAGTCCGTATAGGACAGGCAGTAAGGGTAAAAAATAGACTGGTGGTACCTAACATACCAAAAAGCCACCAGCAACACCAATAATCTATGCTATCTACTTAGGTTCTTATTAAATCTGTAGAAAGGTGGTTGGTTGAGAgtgccaaaaaaaaaaccacaccACATGCAAATAGACACCACAGAAGAATGAACCTGCATAAAAACTCCAGTAATCAACAAGCAAGGAACAGGTGAGACTTTATCCCTCTCCAGGCCTGGGAGGAGGGCGGGATAGAGGTTGGAGCAGGGGGAAGGTCCATTGAGGGGCAGCCAAGGAAAGATATTTGTCCTTGTTCAAAGCAACTAGCACTGCGTGGGGAGGATTCCAAGCCCAGGTGTTGTGGATCCTATTATCTCTGCTCAACTTAGCAACTAAGTGTGCCACTTCATTGCCTTCCCGCGGGGTCCAGGAGAATCCGGAAGCTTCAAAGACTTGTCTCATAACTCTGATGTCTTGTACAATGTTCTTAATCTCACCTTGTTCTTTTAATCCTCTGCAGACTTGAACAAGGAGAGAGTCAGATTCAAAGATGATATTTGAGCATCCCATACTTTGTGCAAAAACTAAAGCATCACGCATGATCAACGCCTCCGCCATTAGTGGTGATCTAGCAGGGAAGCTTCTAGTATGGCCAGTCAAAAGGTAACCTTCTTCATCCCTTAAGATAATACTTCCTGAGGCTTTGAAGTTTAAGTTCTGAAAAGCAGCATCCATATTACATTTGATAAACCCCTTAGGTGGTCGTTTCCAATGAGCGTTGTGTCTTCTTCCCACATCTGGTATTGTACCACGGTTCCTTCTAGCAATAAAAGCTTGATGGTATTCATGTTGAGCAATGTGAGCTGTGATGATGACTTGCATGGGCTCCACGAGGGTATTAGTAAACACAGCCCTGTTACGAGCTTTCCAAATGCCCCATAGCAAAAACCCAATAGTGGAGAAAGCATAGGCCACTTGATCCTTGTCTTGACCAAATTGAGAAAGCATGTGAGAGAGTCAAGAGCGCATAGAGGGCTCCTGCCTAGCAATGGGGTCAATCTGCAGGGACGAGCCAAACCAGACAGGTCTGGTCCACTCACACCCAAGCAATGCATGGATAACTTATTCATCTTCACGCTTGCAAATGGGGAAGGTAGCGTCTCTAATGATGTGTCTTCTGGAGAGGTTACTTCTCACAGCAATTGCATCATGACAAACAGACCAAAGGAAATGCTTAATTTTTTGGGGCAGCAAGGCACCCCAAATATGTTTCCAAAGTAGAGCCTGAGAGTCTGTTCTCGAGGAGGGACCAACGGAGGTGGTGGTAGAATCTTCTTTGGCAACAAAGTAACCAGAGTTGACAGCATAGGTACCTTGTTTGTTGTAGGGCCAGATGAGGTAATCTCTTTGTTGCGTCCAACTAATAGGGGTGTTCAGGACATCCTGAACTCTGTGCTGAGGAATAATGAGCCTGACTTTGTCAACATCCCACTTTCTTTCATTTTGCTTCATAAGGTTACTTACCAGCATCTCTTGGTGAGATTGGCCACTTCCTAGGATAGCTCCCGAAGAGACCAACTTGTGCTTCCAAATGTCAACATTGTTTCCATCACCAATTAGCCAAAGGCGATGTTTGAGGATGAAGTCGCGGCCTTGAAGAAGGCTACCCCAGCCCCAAGAGGAGGCTCTTCTCCTATTAACTTTCAAGAATGACTCATTAGGGAAATAGAGAGCTTGCATTAGGATTCAAAAGCACCCTCCATGCTTGTTTAGCTAACAGGGCTGTGTTCATAAGCTCAAAGTCCCTAAAACCCATACCACCTAAAGATTTAGCATTAGACAACACTTGCCATTTTCTCCAGTGCACTCCTCTTTCCTTATTCCCTTTGTTCCACCAAAACTGAGCAACTTTGGCACAGAGCTTCCTACAGAATCCCTTAGGGAACCGAACCACAGACATCGCGTAGGAGGGAATGGCTTGCAAAACAGCCTTGATTAGAACCTTTTTACCCGCCTGGTTCAAAAGCTTGCCTTTCCAGCCAGAAACCTTGTTGACTACTCTCTCCTTTATCCAATAAAGAGCGCTACCTTTGGACCTACCCCAATCTGCCGGGAGGCCCAAGTATCTACCAGGAGATTCCCAAACCTGCATATGCAAAATTTCAGCCAAAACAGAAAGGTTACTCGAGGCAATATTACTTCCTCCAATGATGCCAGATTTTAGAGAATTAATCCTTTGACCCGAGGCCATAGAATACAGATTCAAAATGCTCTGAAAAGCATAAATTTCCTCAGTGTTGGCTTTTGCAAATAATATTGTGTCATCGGCAAATAACAAATGGGTTAAGCAAGGTCCCGAATTGGGAAGTTGCAGCCCCTGGATTATGTTAGACCGAACAGCATTCTGGAGAAGATGGGATAATACATCAGAGGCAAGGATGAAAAGGTAGGGGGATAAGGGGTCCCCCTGCATTAAGCCTCATTGAGGAGTGAAGGATTTACCCACGAAACCATTAATTTTGACACGGTAGGAGACGCCTTTGACAAGAGTCATAACACGTTGAACCCACACCACTGGGAAGCCATAAGCCAACAAAGTCTTCTCCAAAAATTCCCATTCGAGTCTGTCGTATGCCTTGTTCATGTCCAGCTTCATAATCACATTCTCTTACTGTCCTCTATTTCTCTTCTTAAGTAAATGGAACATTTCCTGGACCACAAGTAAGTTATCTTGTATTTGTCTCCCCCCAACAAACGCACTTTGGTTAGGGGAGATTAAGAATTTCATAGCCTCCTTCAAACGTAGAACCATGATTCTTGAAATGATCTTGCAAATAAAATTTGTACAGCTGATAGGTCTGTAATGATTAAGAGACTCTGGGTGGGGGATTTTTTGGACTAAGACTATGAGAGTCTCATTAATTTCCTTGGGCAGAAACCCCGACTGGAAGAAGCTCTTGATAGCTGCACAGACATCAGCCTTGAGGGTTTCCCAGTGATTTTGATAAAACAAACCACTATACCCATCAGGTCCCGGGGCCTTTGTCTTCCCCAAACTGAACGTAGCATCCTTGATTTATGAGTCAGACACAGGTCGTAACAGCTTTTCCTTGAGTGTAGTAGGGACAATAGAGGGGACATGTTCCAAACAAGCATCAAGTTGAGAGCACCCTTCAGAGGTGAAGATATGTTTATAGTAGCACAAAGCCTCATGATTGATATGGCTTTGGCCTTCAATCCAGGAGCCATCGGTTCGTTTAAGCCTCAGGATTCGATTAGTCTCTCTCCGTTGAATTGTTGAGGCGTGAAAGAAGCGAGTATTGCGATCGCCCCAAGCTAACCATTTAACTCTTGAGCGCTGCCCCCAATAAGCCTCTTCCCTTTTCCATAACTCTTTGATTCTGTTCTTGATACCCTTTACCTCGTGCCGATCAATCTGCTCGTGGTCCTCATTCTGCAAGTAAGTGAGCCTATTTTTCAGTTGTTGGATTTCGACTTCAGCATTTCTGAAGTTCTCTTTGTGCCACTTCTTGAGTGCAGTGGTGCAATTTCGTGTCTTCGTCAACATTGAATCCCAGGGATTATTCCCAGGCTGGTCCAACGTCCATCCATCACTAATGACCGGGTTACAATCCTCTCTCTCTTCCCATAAGGCCTCAAACCTGAAGCTTCTCCCACTCCTAGCCTGCGGTTTAGGGAAGAGACCAACAggagagtgatcagaggtgaTACAGGGGAAGGTAGAGGCAAAAGCATGTGGGTTAAAAGACCTCCAAGCCCAATTGGCTAAGACCCTGTCCAAGCGAACACGTGTAACAAACCCATCACGCGGGTTGCTACACCAAGTGAAACGACAGCCTTTCAAATTCATATCAATCAACCCTGCACTATCCATAAAATCTCTGAATAAGTCCATACTAGTGTTGTTCTGAGGATGTAAGCCATCCTTTTCCTGTTGCGATAAGGCCTCATTAAAGTCTCCTATGCAACACCATGCATGGTCTTGCAACGGCTTGAGAGAAAGAAGCTCCCCCTAGAGGTGTCTACGCTGCTGGAACCTTGGGTGAGCATAAACAAAGGTGCATTCCCACGAAGAAAGTTCTCTTTTGAGTTTGATTGCAGTATGAATGTAGTTTTGAGAATCAGCCAGGACCTGTAACTCCACAGTATCATTCCAAAAGAGGCCAAGACCGTCTGACATGCCTCGTGCCGGGACACAGTAGCAGTGTTGGTATTTTAAAGTTCTCTTCATCCTTTCCACTCTTTCCAGAGGCGCCCTAGTTTCCATGATGAAAACTATGGCAGGCTGGACCTTTTTACAAAGGTCTTTAAGCTCGGAACTCGTCGCGGCAGCCGCCAACCCGCGACAGTTCCAGCTCGGGGTTGTCATAATTCAGGGTGGGGCAGCTTGTGGCCTGCCTCCTCCGCCATTTCAGCGTCAATCAAAGTATTGGTAGTTGGTTTGCCAACACAAGTCAAGGTAGAACTTTTCTGACATTTGTTAGGTCTTCTAGCACAAGTATCCTCAGCCAATATTTCACTTCTAACCATCTCCGCTGTTGCCAAAGAGATGTTAGCACCAAACAAACTTGAGCCCCGGTGAGTGGGGCTAAGGTAGTCCAGGAGGACTACAGGTTGCTCAAGTCCAATATCCTCCTTCTGAATGTCCAGCTCCTGCAGCGAATTGGGTCCAAGGCCCGCTCTTATAGCACCTAATTTCAGGTCTATTCTTGTAGCCAAGGCTGTCTCCTTGGTCATGTTCGTGTTACTGACATTCACAGGCTCACCAGTGCCTCTTGTACTCACCGCTGCTAAGTTGGTTGTGAGAGAACCCAAGGCAACCTTCTCAGGGTGAGCATACACCAACCCTTTAGAGGACTCCTCCTCTAATCTACGAGCACCTTGGGATGGGGACGATCCCCCCTGCCCCTCACCCATGTTGCTGTCGTTGTCATCATAGGTGTTGGAATGTTTGGCTTTGTCCTTGTAAATCTCCTCCACCACGAAGGATCTGCCTGGCTGGTCCAGTTTCTTCTTCCAAAACTCATACTCCTTACTTGGATGTGAGGAGGTGTTGCGTGCTTCCCCAGAGTTCTGCTGGCCACCAGAGGCAGCACCCTGTGGCTGGGTGGGTCTTCCATGATCAGTGAGAATGAAGGCTAGGGATCTGGCAGTGCCAGCACCGAGAGAGGGAGTGAATCTGGGCATATCAGGGTTGCACACTGCCATGGCTCTAGGTTTACTCCAGTCTTTTTGTTCATGCCCCACAATCCCACATTTGTAACAGAGGCCTTGTAATTTCTCATATCTCATGAACACCCAAGTTTTTGGCAGATTTTTCCTTGGAGCCCAGAAGCCAGTGATGAGAGGGCGTTAGATATCAATACACACTTTCACTCTGAAAAAAGAGCGCAGAAGCTTACCTTCTATCTTCGGATTCTCAACTTCTAGTACTTCCCCTAGCATACCAGCAACCTTAGCAGCATTCACCGTAGTCATAAGCTCCAACGGTAAACCATGAAGCTGAACCCAAAACTGGACTCTATTGAAATCGATCTCATAGACCGAGATTTGGGGGGCCCAAACCTGAGTGCTCATGAGATGACCCATAACACCCCAAGGTCCCGTATCTAGGATCCCTTCCGCTTCTTTCTCATCCTGGAAAGTAAACATGAAGGTATTTGTACCCATGTCTGTGATATGCAGATTCAGGGGGTTACCCCAAAGCTTGGTTAACACATTCTTTACAGCACCCTTGTTCAGCGCTTTAGCCGCCAACACCTTACCCATAATGGTTCTCTTGGCCAAATCAAGACTCTCAGACTCTTCAACTTGCAAATCTAGAATGGACCCTTCAAGATCTTCCAAGTGCACCGATTGGGCCTCCCTATCAAACATGTTTCCTTCAACTTCATCCTCACCTCCCGGCATAGATGACCCATCAGCGTTGTGGCTGTTTCGATCCATGAAGTAGCTCGCTTGTAAACACAAAGAAAAGAGACAGAGAAGTTTGCCCTTGGAAGGTAAAAAAGACACCCCAGCTAGATCTGGGGAAAACCACTCTTCCTAGATTTCATGCTTggagaaaccctagcagagctctaGAAGAGAATATAGCATCATAAAAACATGATCCATTTCTTGTCTGTTGTATTTTAATCTCTATAACActaaagcaaaataaaagagcTGTCAAGATTTGGTTCATGCGAAACCATTTGATGAAATGTATAGATGAGTATGTGTGACGGGGGCACAAATTATATCAAacaacttttaatttaaaaggaGCTTTTAAGTTGTAAAAATTTGAAAACTACCAAACACCtttatcattatttttaaaGCTCTTATTTTCATCTTTAGCTTTTAAGtaacttttaagttaaaaataAGTCGGGTCAAACGCTACCTAAACCAAGACAAGCCTATGGAATGAAACTCCTGAACTATCTCCCAACAAGAGGAGTGAGCAGCATGGTGGGGGAACATGTAAAATTTGAATCCCATGGTCAAAGGTGTGCCCATAACTGGCAATGAAGTCTGCAATGCTATTGCCTTCTCTTCTAGGATGTTGTATGTAAGACTAACATTTTCCAAACATTTAACTTGAGAAAATGTATTCCCCAAATCCTTGGCAGAAATGCCTAGTGGGCTAGTGGCACTCCTCCAACTCCAGCCACAAAAATCCGCAAACATGTAAAATGTGCTCTTCATATAGacccaaaataaataaaaggtaaATTAGTTCGTAGTtcaagtttttttcttttaacgGGATAAAAGCTTTTCACACGTGtttgtacttttttatttatttcacacCTCATATATGCAACTCAATTATAATTTATCCCCGAATGATAGTTCAATGGTAAGAACTTgaagacatatgagttggaaaGGGGAAGGTCCATGGATTAATTCCTGAAGAttgtcatttatttttatgatgTAAAAAAACCAATTATAATTTTGGTTTAATTGTATTTCCGATCAGTTAAGTATGATAATTGCACGAAGTAGTTACTCATATATTATAATGAGTGATAGATCTTTGTCAATTATGTGATGTTGCATTTTTAGTCTTTATATCACttctttattaaaaaaaaatagcaatttTATTTATGTGTCAGCAATGAAATGATGtgacatataataatataatgaaAGTAGAGAAGCATATGCTTTCATATTGATATATTGTTGAATTATTTCCAAATGGTAGCAGAGAAAATAATTGCCAAAACTTATaatgaaatgaaaataaatcaaCATATGTATATGTAATAATTGTTTGAGGTACTACCCAATATGgggattatatatgttgtaaaTATGTGAGGTTAAAAATGAATTAACCAATATTAATCTCATATGAAGCTAGTGAGTAAAACATTGAGGGGAGTGAGGCTTAAGAAAATTTGGAATTAATAGCGATGGTAACTAGGGGTGAGCAAAATATCCGACCCGACCCAAACCCGGAAAACCCGACTTTTAAAAGCACTGATGGGTCGGGTCGGGTTGGTTTACAGGTATTAAAAGCTGGACAGATGGTTCTATGCGGGTAATCACGGTCGGGTTCGGGTGGGTTCAATAAATCCGTCGGTACCCGACCCAACCcgattaaaaataaaagatttttCCTTGTTACAAGCCCACAGATTGTGAGGCCCAATGTTTATACGGTACATGTAGTGGCTTTGCAACCACAAGTTGAATGTCTGATTAATTGAACCCCAACCCTAGATATAAATTCAAAACTCACAATTTTCATTCATTCAGTGGCTGTAGTTGAACTTGAACCCTAGGAAAGAAACCAAAATGACAAAACCCTAGAACTTGAACCCTGCACCGCCGCCCATTCCCTCATTTCCCTTGGTATTCCCCTCCATTCTTCACCCTCCTTAAGCTTGAACAGTGAAACGAAAGCTGTTTGAAGGAAGAAAAGGTAAGGTTTCAGATCCTCTCAGGTCTTGACCAGTTTCTGGTTTCATAAATCATTGAAATGAAAACTTGTTTTTTAGCTTCCCTTCCAATCTCTGTTACGTTGTCTTGTTctatattttctgttttcttgaTCTCTGTTCTTATTATCTTCTTTTTGTCTGATGCCATTAGGAGGCCAGGAGACCATATTGGAGCAACAACTTAATCTTCAAACTTTTTTTCACTTGTGAATCTCGTTTGGTAAGTTTCTAaccctatttttattttttaattttgtctaAACCTTGCGAGCTTGCTAATTATATATCTGTTGCCCTGTCTTTGCACCTTTTCTGCAATGATTTACCTTTGTAGTTTTT
This is a stretch of genomic DNA from Lotus japonicus ecotype B-129 chromosome 1, LjGifu_v1.2. It encodes these proteins:
- the LOC130748882 gene encoding uncharacterized protein LOC130748882 — its product is MLSQFGQDKDQVAYAFSTIGFLLWGIWKARNRAVFTNTLVEPMQVIITAHIAQHEYHQAFIARRNRGTIPDVGRRHNAHWKRPPKGFIKCNMDAAFQNLNFKASGSIILRDEEGYLLTGHTRSFPARSPLMAEALIMRDALVFAQSMGCSNIIFESDSLLVQVCRGLKEQGEIKNIVQDIRVMRQVFEASGFSWTPREGNEVAHLVAKLSRDNRIHNTWAWNPPHAVLVALNKDKYLSLAAPQWTFPLLQPLSRPPPRPGEG